The Deltaproteobacteria bacterium region GCCGATTCCGAAGCCGCCTGCGCAAGTGGCCGTCGGTCTCCCCTCCGAGCTCCTGCTCCGTCGGCCGGACGTCGCCCGATCGGAGCGGCAGCTCGCCTCTCAGACCGCGCAGATCGGCGTCGCCACCCGTGACCTCTTTCCGCGCTTCTTCATCTCGGGCGCCGCGAGCCTCCAGAGCGTCCGCGGCTCGGACTTCTTCGACTGGGAGAGCCGGCTCCTCTCCCTCGGCCCGAGCGTCTCGTGGCCGATCTTCGAGGGCGGTCGGATCCGGGCCAACATCGCGCTCCAGACCGCGGCGCAGCAGGAGCTCCTCGCGGCCTACGAGGGCGTCGTGCTGCAGGCGTTCCAGGACGTCGAGGACGCGCTCGTCGCCTTCTCACACGAGCAGGCGACCCGGGCGCAGCTCGAGGAGGCCGTGCGTGCGAACCAGCGCGCCGCGGAGCTGGCCCGTAACCTGTACGGCCAGGGGCTCACCGACTTCCTCACCGTGCTCGTGGCGGAGCAATCGGTCTTCACGTCGCAGGACACGCTCGCACAGACCGAGCGCGACGTCGCGCTCGAGCTCGTTGCGCTCTACAAAGCGGTCGGTGGCGGATGGGAAGCCGCCGAGACGGCGCGGGAAGTCGCCGACAGCGGATCGTGAGGTTTGTGCCGACGAAGGATCGAAACGGCCTCAAGTAGAAGGGAGGACAGGCAATGAGGGCTCGAGGGGAGTTTCTTTCGGACATCAAGGAGATTCGGCGCAGGGCGCGGGAGCATCTCAGCGAAGGTGCCGTCACGCAGAACTACGGCGGCAAGGTGGAGGACGCCGTCGCCCTCCTGAACCACGCGGTCGCCACGGAGATCGTGTGCATCCTCCGCTACAAGTTCCACGCCGTCTGCGCGACCGGACTCGCCAGCGAGGCGGTCAAGGAAGA contains the following coding sequences:
- a CDS encoding efflux transporter outer membrane subunit, translated to LEYVTYRSLQQRIALANQNVAAQQGTLDLTRRLFNAGLAPELDVQRAAAQVATTASTIPLLEQQAAQAMHVLSVLIGQPPMALQQELAAVGPIPKPPAQVAVGLPSELLLRRPDVARSERQLASQTAQIGVATRDLFPRFFISGAASLQSVRGSDFFDWESRLLSLGPSVSWPIFEGGRIRANIALQTAAQQELLAAYEGVVLQAFQDVEDALVAFSHEQATRAQLEEAVRANQRAAELARNLYGQGLTDFLTVLVAEQSVFTSQDTLAQTERDVALELVALYKAVGGGWEAAETAREVADSGS